Proteins co-encoded in one Bacillus paramycoides genomic window:
- a CDS encoding class I SAM-dependent methyltransferase: protein MEGNLKHNNGYCVICEKEATFIEHNDWLRDHYLCSTCQSIPRQRALIHVLNTFFPKWGSYHIHESSPGGITTQLLIKKCKNYTYSQYFKNYPLGQYFQGIRCENLENMTFQNESFDLFITQDVFEHVMEPNKAFKEIERVLKPGGTHVFTVPWYHTLPKTLQRARNNKEGIEYMEEPIYHGNPIDEKGALVTFDWGQDMIEYIYTHANMYTIVYLQKDRSLGLDAEFLHVFISKKTRT, encoded by the coding sequence GTGGAAGGTAATTTGAAACATAATAACGGATATTGCGTTATTTGTGAGAAGGAAGCTACATTTATAGAGCATAACGATTGGCTTAGAGATCACTACTTATGTTCTACATGCCAATCTATACCAAGACAGCGAGCTTTAATTCATGTTTTAAATACATTTTTTCCAAAATGGGGTTCCTATCATATTCATGAATCCTCTCCTGGAGGGATTACAACTCAACTACTAATAAAAAAATGCAAAAACTATACATACTCTCAATACTTTAAAAACTATCCCCTCGGCCAATACTTTCAAGGGATTAGATGCGAGAACTTAGAAAACATGACTTTCCAAAATGAATCTTTTGATTTGTTCATTACTCAAGATGTCTTTGAACATGTAATGGAACCAAATAAAGCCTTTAAAGAAATAGAGCGTGTATTAAAGCCTGGCGGTACTCATGTGTTTACTGTCCCTTGGTACCATACACTCCCAAAGACTTTGCAAAGAGCAAGAAACAATAAAGAAGGAATTGAGTATATGGAAGAGCCGATTTATCATGGAAATCCTATTGATGAGAAGGGGGCTTTAGTAACATTTGATTGGGGCCAAGATATGATTGAATATATTTATACACATGCAAATATGTATACAATTGTTTATTTACAAAAGGATAGATCACTAGGATTAGATGCTGAATTTCTACATGTTTTTATTAGTAAAAAAACACGAACATAA
- a CDS encoding sulfotransferase family 2 domain-containing protein — translation MKNVNQELLNHVILHKDRIPHFHKDFPLILFWSHRSGCTTLANWFFFQIGLFTEAKKYHDFIHYYEFWVYKNNTNYIPELQNELLTAKKDVCKLVRNPYTRAVSSFLLLADNPYASPQWESIRHYLYNDKYSNRGISFKQFLYYVRALGPNSLAMDIHFSQQYVPGEENFIQYYIPVEDFNTQIIKIEYTYDLVKSNLALLTNSNHHRAHKMLYTGSYAELSITDAAFPRFPTYESFYDEETMALVTEIYAQDFEMYPYTKGIF, via the coding sequence ATGAAGAATGTAAATCAAGAGCTTTTAAATCATGTAATTCTACATAAAGATCGAATCCCACATTTCCATAAAGACTTTCCACTTATACTATTCTGGAGCCATAGAAGCGGATGCACTACTTTAGCTAATTGGTTCTTTTTTCAAATTGGATTATTTACTGAAGCAAAGAAATACCATGACTTTATTCATTACTATGAATTCTGGGTATATAAAAACAACACCAACTACATACCAGAGTTACAAAATGAGCTTCTAACAGCAAAAAAAGATGTTTGTAAACTTGTGCGAAATCCCTATACAAGGGCCGTCAGCTCATTTTTATTACTTGCTGACAATCCATATGCTAGCCCTCAATGGGAAAGTATCCGCCATTATTTGTATAATGACAAATATAGTAACCGAGGTATATCATTTAAACAATTTTTATATTACGTTCGAGCATTAGGTCCCAATTCTCTAGCAATGGACATACATTTTAGTCAGCAATACGTTCCAGGCGAAGAAAACTTCATCCAATACTATATTCCTGTAGAAGATTTTAATACACAAATCATCAAAATAGAATATACGTACGATTTAGTTAAATCTAATTTAGCGCTACTTACAAATTCAAATCATCATCGCGCTCATAAAATGCTTTATACAGGAAGCTATGCAGAGCTCAGCATTACGGATGCCGCCTTCCCTCGCTTTCCAACATATGAAAGCTTTTATGATGAAGAAACAATGGCGTTAGTTACAGAAATATATGCACAAGACTTTGAAATGTATCCGTACACGAAAGGGATATTTTAA
- a CDS encoding DsbA family oxidoreductase, which yields MKIEVWSDFVCPFCYIGKRRLEMALEQFPHKKDVAVEFKSFELDQNAPIYSGTSINEVLASKYGISIEEAKRNNVQLGNHAASMGLSFNFDEMKPTNTFDAHRLAKFAKDQGKEKEITENLLFAYFTESKNLSDVDTLATIAEASGLNKQEALHVINDKSAYANDVRVDEAIAQQYQISGVPYFIINQKYAISGAQPLETFVGALQQVWEEENPVPKLQELSSEGGSDMSCTDESCSVPSKEQ from the coding sequence ATGAAAATTGAAGTGTGGTCAGATTTCGTATGCCCGTTTTGCTACATTGGGAAACGTAGACTAGAGATGGCTTTAGAGCAATTTCCTCATAAGAAGGATGTTGCAGTTGAGTTTAAAAGTTTTGAATTAGACCAAAATGCTCCAATCTATTCTGGAACAAGTATTAATGAAGTACTTGCATCAAAGTATGGGATTAGTATTGAAGAAGCGAAACGTAATAATGTGCAGCTAGGCAATCATGCAGCTAGTATGGGTTTAAGTTTTAATTTCGATGAGATGAAGCCTACGAACACTTTTGATGCGCATCGTCTTGCGAAATTTGCAAAGGATCAAGGGAAAGAAAAAGAGATTACGGAAAATCTACTTTTTGCATATTTCACTGAATCGAAAAATTTAAGTGATGTGGATACGCTTGCTACTATCGCTGAAGCTTCAGGTTTAAATAAGCAAGAAGCTTTGCATGTTATTAATGATAAAAGTGCATATGCAAATGATGTTAGAGTTGATGAAGCGATCGCTCAGCAATATCAAATTTCAGGAGTGCCTTATTTTATTATTAATCAAAAGTATGCTATTTCAGGTGCGCAACCACTTGAAACTTTTGTTGGTGCACTTCAGCAAGTGTGGGAAGAAGAGAATCCTGTACCTAAGTTACAAGAGCTTTCTTCAGAAGGTGGAAGTGATATGTCTTGTACTGATGAAAGCTGTTCAGTACCTTCAAAAGAACAATAG
- a CDS encoding NAD-dependent epimerase/dehydratase family protein, producing the protein MRKNNYLIVGGNSFIGINLALGLLKQGQNVKVFSRHINNFPQNIISEVEFIKGDLANVEDIYKALVNVDIIIYLAATSNVATSIEDVFGDINSSFYFLNFMESVKNFPIKKIVLASSGGTVYGEPEYLPIDEEHPLKPLSPYGITKVSLENYLYFYKRKYGIDYVVCRYSNPYGKYQNPLKKVGAINCFLYQHLSNEKINIYGNPQEIIRDYIYIDDLVEITIQLSQLNRLKSCVYNIGSGKGLSLKRIIVELEKLTERKVDFICYKQKQENVQKIILNIDRVRRECNWEPKVDFKSGIRLNKLWIEEFLYSKK; encoded by the coding sequence ATGAGGAAGAATAATTATTTAATAGTAGGTGGAAATAGTTTCATTGGTATTAACCTCGCATTAGGTTTATTGAAACAAGGTCAAAATGTAAAAGTATTTTCCAGACATATAAATAATTTCCCTCAAAATATTATAAGTGAGGTTGAGTTTATTAAAGGTGATTTAGCTAATGTTGAAGATATATATAAAGCTTTAGTGAATGTAGATATTATTATTTACTTAGCTGCAACGTCTAATGTAGCAACTTCAATTGAAGATGTTTTCGGAGATATAAACAGTAGCTTTTATTTTCTTAACTTCATGGAAAGCGTTAAAAATTTCCCTATTAAAAAAATTGTATTAGCATCTTCTGGAGGCACAGTTTATGGTGAGCCTGAATATTTACCTATTGATGAGGAACATCCATTAAAACCACTTTCTCCTTATGGAATAACAAAAGTGTCGCTTGAAAATTATTTGTACTTTTATAAGAGAAAATATGGAATTGACTATGTTGTATGTAGATATTCTAATCCGTATGGAAAATATCAAAACCCGTTAAAGAAAGTTGGGGCAATAAATTGTTTTTTGTATCAGCATCTCAGTAATGAAAAGATTAATATATATGGGAATCCACAAGAGATTATTCGAGATTATATTTATATCGATGATTTAGTGGAGATCACTATACAACTATCACAATTAAATCGCTTGAAATCTTGTGTATATAACATAGGGAGCGGCAAGGGTCTCTCTTTAAAACGAATTATAGTAGAACTGGAGAAATTAACGGAAAGAAAAGTGGATTTTATCTGCTATAAACAAAAGCAAGAAAATGTTCAAAAAATTATTTTAAATATAGATAGAGTAAGGCGAGAATGTAATTGGGAACCGAAAGTAGATTTCAAAAGTGGAATTAGATTAAATAAGCTATGGATTGAAGAGTTCTTATATAGTAAAAAATAA
- a CDS encoding class I SAM-dependent methyltransferase, translating into MKEFIEANKDLISQMAHNYNVNASIHPEDHIFQFLVTNPVFPSKKEAIDYYFKDGRKSAETLLDLITSFYPSVNNPIQLLEFASGYGCVTRHLLNQQTNLSITTCDIHEEAITFIESTLNTSSILSHPEPEQVKLASSTYDIVFCLSFFSHMPDTTWFRWLQTLYNAVSPGGLFIFTTHGYQSKKYFGFPDLNEQGYWFLPSSEQLDLDVHEYGQTIVSPSYVCDKIKLLSYNPIIKKYTEGFWWEHQDLWVIKKEIK; encoded by the coding sequence TTGAAAGAATTTATAGAGGCAAATAAAGATTTGATTTCCCAAATGGCACACAACTACAATGTAAATGCAAGTATTCATCCAGAGGATCATATCTTTCAATTCCTTGTCACGAATCCAGTCTTTCCATCTAAAAAAGAAGCGATAGATTATTATTTTAAAGATGGAAGAAAATCAGCAGAAACACTCTTAGATTTAATTACTTCCTTTTATCCTTCTGTAAACAATCCAATTCAATTATTAGAATTCGCATCCGGATATGGCTGCGTAACACGTCATTTATTAAATCAGCAAACGAACTTAAGTATAACTACTTGTGATATACACGAAGAGGCTATTACTTTTATTGAAAGCACATTAAATACTTCATCTATCTTATCTCACCCTGAACCAGAACAAGTAAAATTAGCCTCGTCTACGTATGATATCGTTTTTTGTCTATCCTTTTTTTCTCATATGCCCGATACAACTTGGTTTCGTTGGCTTCAAACATTGTATAACGCTGTTTCCCCTGGCGGATTATTCATTTTCACAACTCATGGATATCAAAGTAAAAAGTACTTCGGCTTTCCTGATTTAAATGAACAGGGCTATTGGTTTCTTCCCTCTAGCGAACAACTGGATTTAGATGTTCATGAATACGGGCAAACGATCGTTAGCCCCTCTTACGTATGTGACAAAATTAAATTATTATCTTATAACCCGATTATCAAAAAATACACTGAAGGTTTTTGGTGGGAACATCAAGACCTTTGGGTAATAAAAAAAGAAATAAAGTGA
- a CDS encoding alpha/beta hydrolase, whose amino-acid sequence MKKIGVITIVVLVLLAITYMLVGNYFYNYALNAKQEKEFLEDNPHLVETVNASGGAFATNEEKDASFVSNHKPNTLHINSFDKLKLKGYGYMNEQSSHKWAIVVHGYDSRASKMTKYIRNFYEQGYNVIAPDLRGHGNSEGDYIGMGWHDRKDILIWIQQIVKKDPNAEIALFGVSMGGATVMMTSGEELPSNVKVIIEDCGYSTVIDEFTYQLKDLFHLPKFPVMNAANTVTKLRAGYDLEEASAVKQVAKSKTPMLFIHGDADTFVPYEMLDEVYNAAKVEKEKLIVPGAGHGEAEKIDSNKYWNTVWKFVGRYIPA is encoded by the coding sequence ATGAAAAAGATAGGTGTAATTACTATAGTAGTTTTAGTCCTTCTAGCAATTACTTATATGTTAGTCGGGAATTATTTTTATAATTATGCGTTGAATGCGAAACAAGAGAAAGAGTTTTTAGAGGATAACCCTCACTTAGTAGAAACTGTGAATGCGTCGGGAGGTGCGTTCGCTACAAATGAAGAAAAGGATGCGAGCTTTGTCTCAAATCATAAACCTAATACACTACACATAAATTCTTTCGATAAGTTGAAATTAAAAGGTTATGGATATATGAATGAACAATCTAGCCATAAATGGGCAATTGTAGTTCATGGATACGATAGTAGGGCATCGAAAATGACGAAATATATCCGGAACTTTTATGAACAAGGATATAACGTCATAGCGCCAGATCTTCGTGGGCATGGAAATAGTGAAGGTGATTATATAGGGATGGGCTGGCACGATCGTAAAGATATTTTGATTTGGATTCAACAAATTGTAAAGAAAGACCCTAATGCTGAAATAGCACTCTTTGGTGTTTCAATGGGGGGAGCAACTGTAATGATGACTTCAGGTGAAGAGTTACCTTCTAATGTTAAAGTTATTATTGAAGATTGTGGATACTCAACTGTCATTGATGAATTTACTTATCAACTAAAAGATTTATTCCATTTGCCAAAGTTTCCTGTTATGAACGCGGCAAATACAGTTACAAAATTAAGAGCTGGATATGATTTAGAAGAAGCTTCAGCTGTAAAACAAGTAGCGAAAAGTAAAACACCGATGCTATTTATTCATGGGGATGCCGATACATTTGTTCCTTATGAAATGTTAGATGAAGTATATAATGCTGCAAAAGTAGAAAAAGAGAAATTAATTGTTCCAGGTGCTGGACATGGAGAAGCTGAGAAGATAGATTCAAATAAATATTGGAATACGGTATGGAAGTTCGTGGGGAGATATATTCCAGCATAA
- a CDS encoding class I SAM-dependent methyltransferase has protein sequence MNNFKLGNDFDNLVSPLSDVELLNLFIQSCSQTKINGIPVPMFPPEEIQQQFVGASYEHALYEAYLFYSHVKTYAQNLGVPLNKERKILDFGCGWGRIIRFFFKDVRDKNLLGIDVDPAMINICNETLGRGIYKTANPQPPVEFISDNSLDIIFAYSVFSHLSEETAEHWIKEFSRILRPGGIFIATTQARYFLDYCQQFKEHPEFIQTGWHKTLSQAFPDINRAISDYESGNFVHSPTGAGDVRNSSFYGETVIPRTYIKNHYEKYLKLRDFFDDASRLPQALFVLQKD, from the coding sequence ATGAATAACTTTAAGTTAGGAAATGATTTTGATAACCTTGTTAGTCCTCTTTCTGACGTTGAACTTCTAAATCTATTTATACAAAGTTGCTCACAAACAAAGATAAATGGTATCCCAGTACCTATGTTCCCCCCCGAAGAAATTCAACAACAGTTTGTAGGAGCTTCCTATGAACATGCTCTTTATGAAGCATATTTGTTTTATAGCCATGTAAAAACATATGCCCAAAATTTAGGCGTTCCCTTGAATAAAGAACGTAAAATTTTAGACTTTGGTTGCGGATGGGGAAGAATTATACGCTTTTTTTTCAAAGATGTTCGCGATAAAAATTTACTTGGTATTGATGTAGATCCCGCAATGATTAACATTTGCAATGAAACGTTAGGAAGAGGAATATATAAAACAGCCAATCCACAACCTCCTGTAGAATTTATTAGTGACAATTCATTAGACATCATATTCGCTTATTCTGTATTCTCACATTTATCCGAAGAAACTGCAGAACATTGGATAAAAGAATTTTCAAGAATTCTTCGTCCAGGTGGCATCTTCATCGCCACAACACAAGCACGCTATTTTCTCGATTACTGTCAACAATTTAAGGAACACCCTGAATTCATTCAAACGGGTTGGCATAAAACTTTATCACAAGCTTTTCCAGATATAAATCGGGCCATCTCGGATTATGAAAGCGGTAATTTTGTCCACAGTCCTACAGGAGCGGGAGATGTTAGAAATAGTAGCTTCTACGGAGAAACCGTTATACCTAGAACTTACATTAAAAATCACTATGAGAAGTATTTAAAGCTACGGGACTTTTTTGATGACGCAAGCCGATTACCCCAAGCCCTATTTGTTCTCCAAAAAGATTAA
- a CDS encoding response regulator transcription factor — MAHETILVVDDEKEIRNLITIYLKNEGYKVLQAGDGEEGLRLLEENEVHLVVLDIMMPKVDGIHMCMKVREEKEMPIIMLSAKTQDMDKILGLTTGADDYVTKPFNPLELIARIKSQLRRYMKMNGFAIQNEDELEIGEMKINISTHKVIMDGEEVKLTPREFSILELLARNPGMVFSAEQIYEKVWNERSFQSDNTVMVHIRKVREKIEENPRKPRYIKTVWGVGYKIEKDI; from the coding sequence GTGGCACACGAAACAATACTTGTCGTAGATGATGAAAAAGAAATTAGGAATCTTATTACAATCTATTTAAAGAATGAAGGATATAAAGTACTGCAAGCAGGAGACGGAGAAGAAGGATTACGTTTACTAGAAGAAAATGAAGTACATCTAGTCGTATTAGATATTATGATGCCGAAAGTAGACGGCATTCATATGTGTATGAAAGTAAGGGAAGAAAAAGAAATGCCAATTATTATGCTTTCCGCAAAAACGCAAGATATGGATAAGATTTTAGGGTTAACAACGGGTGCAGATGATTATGTAACGAAACCATTTAATCCGTTAGAGTTAATCGCAAGAATTAAATCTCAGTTACGCCGTTATATGAAAATGAATGGTTTCGCTATACAAAATGAGGACGAGCTAGAAATTGGAGAGATGAAAATAAACATCTCGACCCATAAAGTTATTATGGACGGAGAAGAAGTGAAACTGACCCCAAGGGAATTTTCAATTCTAGAATTACTAGCTCGTAATCCGGGTATGGTCTTTAGCGCGGAACAAATTTATGAAAAGGTTTGGAACGAAAGATCTTTCCAGTCTGATAATACGGTAATGGTGCATATTCGAAAAGTACGTGAAAAGATTGAGGAGAACCCAAGGAAACCTAGATATATAAAAACAGTATGGGGAGTGGGGTATAAGATTGAAAAAGATATTTAA
- a CDS encoding glycosyltransferase WbsX family protein, with protein sequence MKIIAFYLPQFHQIKENDKWWGKGFTEWTNTKSARPLFAGHYQPREPYQDFYYDLTDPSVRKWQAKIAKAHGIYGFCYYHYWFKGKRLLETPFNEVLKTGEPDFPFCLSWANEPWTKTWDGLDSHILMPQNYGEVSDWKEHFDYLLQAFQDERYIRIDDKPLFIIYRPGHIPDCEQMLNYWNILAQENGLKGIYFVETLNSFPLPNIHGFDASIQFEPFYTIAHDSSSDINKTIYESGKQINAWDYDKVWMYILKRSPSKKKTFPGAFVDWDNTARRKDLNSSIFLGSTPEKFTIYLSKQIHRTYSLYNSEFLFINAWNEWAEGTYLEPDKKHGFAYLEGVKQAIKRGMKAYKKDESF encoded by the coding sequence TTGAAAATAATTGCTTTTTACTTACCGCAGTTTCATCAAATAAAAGAAAATGACAAATGGTGGGGAAAAGGTTTTACTGAATGGACAAATACTAAAAGTGCAAGACCTTTATTTGCAGGACATTATCAACCTAGAGAACCTTATCAAGATTTTTATTATGACTTAACGGACCCATCCGTAAGAAAATGGCAAGCAAAAATTGCCAAAGCACACGGCATATATGGTTTTTGTTATTACCATTACTGGTTTAAAGGAAAAAGGCTATTGGAGACACCCTTTAATGAAGTACTTAAGACGGGCGAACCAGATTTTCCATTTTGCCTTTCTTGGGCAAATGAACCGTGGACAAAAACTTGGGATGGTCTTGATAGTCACATATTAATGCCTCAAAATTATGGAGAGGTATCGGATTGGAAAGAACACTTTGACTATTTATTACAGGCTTTCCAAGATGAAAGATATATTCGTATAGATGATAAACCACTATTCATTATTTATCGTCCTGGGCATATCCCTGACTGTGAGCAAATGCTTAATTACTGGAATATACTCGCACAAGAAAATGGTTTAAAAGGTATATACTTTGTAGAAACATTAAACAGCTTCCCACTTCCTAATATACATGGATTCGATGCTAGCATTCAATTCGAGCCTTTTTATACAATTGCTCATGATAGCTCTTCAGACATAAATAAGACAATATATGAGTCTGGTAAACAAATAAATGCTTGGGATTATGATAAAGTTTGGATGTATATATTAAAACGATCTCCTTCAAAGAAAAAAACATTTCCCGGTGCCTTTGTTGACTGGGACAACACAGCACGCCGCAAAGACTTAAATAGCAGCATCTTCCTCGGTTCTACTCCTGAGAAGTTCACGATATATTTAAGTAAGCAAATCCATCGTACCTATTCTCTTTACAACAGCGAGTTTTTATTTATTAATGCGTGGAATGAATGGGCAGAAGGTACTTACTTAGAACCAGATAAAAAGCATGGATTCGCCTATTTAGAAGGAGTTAAACAGGCAATTAAGAGAGGTATGAAAGCATACAAAAAAGACGAGTCATTCTGA
- a CDS encoding sensor histidine kinase — MKKIFNPFTYVRKIRELIRKVIKSVKRSIRIQLITAFTACALLGLFFAKGAAPFFENANRQATIDYRSGMRDIHQQAQSVANSSVHENKLEAISDMIEMENQNLERGSRALKVLVTDESGKVVYKTKQAQEEQIDLHNTIRNAASFAINYSNGQDEFENTRKEFIAFAPITIEEKNLYMFVSGIPGGEVRYHTQEGPFPFLIGVLVFIFSFFYITKRKMKQIEAMAQGVKEIEKGNLAYRIEKKGEDEIASLTENINNMAEELMNNIEKERKLEKQKNELITNVSHDLRTPLTSIMGYLRLLRDSKYENKEQHDEYTRIAFAKSEQLKNLIEDLFEYTKLTNEQVILEKQEVCINELLEQLIEELVPQAEEHGLTFVKKFPEERTYAAIDSEKMVRVFDNLLMNAIKYSKDDGEIKVSLQRQRRDIQIVIANHSEEFTREELGSLFERFYKKDQSRSRVTEGSGLGLAIAKSIVELQGGSIRAEYEDGIIQFIVSLPIIEK, encoded by the coding sequence TTGAAAAAGATATTTAATCCATTTACTTATGTTAGGAAAATTCGAGAATTAATTAGGAAGGTAATAAAGAGTGTGAAACGGAGTATACGAATTCAACTTATTACTGCGTTTACTGCTTGTGCGTTATTAGGGCTTTTTTTTGCAAAGGGAGCAGCTCCTTTTTTTGAGAATGCGAATCGGCAGGCGACAATCGATTATCGGTCTGGTATGAGAGACATCCACCAACAAGCTCAAAGTGTGGCGAATAGTTCAGTTCACGAAAATAAATTAGAAGCTATATCCGATATGATTGAAATGGAGAACCAAAATTTAGAACGAGGATCTAGAGCTTTAAAAGTACTGGTTACTGACGAGAGCGGCAAAGTTGTATATAAGACGAAGCAGGCACAAGAAGAGCAAATTGATTTGCACAATACAATTCGTAATGCAGCATCATTTGCAATCAACTATTCCAATGGTCAAGATGAATTTGAAAATACAAGAAAAGAATTTATAGCTTTCGCACCTATAACAATAGAAGAGAAGAATTTATACATGTTTGTTAGTGGGATTCCGGGAGGTGAAGTGAGATATCATACGCAAGAAGGCCCATTCCCATTTTTAATTGGTGTACTCGTATTCATTTTCTCTTTCTTCTATATAACAAAGAGAAAGATGAAACAAATTGAAGCGATGGCACAAGGTGTAAAGGAAATAGAAAAAGGTAATTTAGCGTACCGTATTGAGAAGAAAGGTGAAGATGAGATTGCATCTTTAACTGAGAATATTAATAATATGGCAGAAGAGCTTATGAATAATATAGAAAAGGAACGTAAATTAGAGAAGCAAAAGAACGAGCTTATTACGAATGTATCTCACGATTTACGTACACCACTGACTTCTATTATGGGTTACTTGCGATTACTTCGAGATTCTAAATATGAAAATAAGGAACAACATGATGAGTATACGAGAATTGCTTTTGCGAAGTCGGAGCAGTTAAAGAATTTAATAGAAGATTTATTTGAGTATACGAAGTTAACGAATGAACAAGTTATATTAGAAAAACAAGAAGTATGTATAAATGAGTTACTCGAGCAATTAATAGAAGAGTTAGTACCGCAGGCAGAAGAGCATGGACTTACGTTTGTTAAGAAGTTTCCTGAGGAGCGTACCTATGCAGCGATTGATTCGGAAAAGATGGTCCGTGTATTTGATAATTTATTAATGAATGCAATTAAGTATAGTAAAGATGATGGAGAGATAAAAGTTTCTCTTCAAAGGCAACGCCGGGATATACAAATTGTAATTGCGAATCATAGTGAAGAGTTTACGAGAGAAGAACTAGGAAGTTTGTTTGAACGCTTCTATAAGAAAGATCAATCTAGAAGTAGAGTAACAGAAGGATCCGGACTTGGATTAGCGATTGCGAAAAGTATTGTTGAGTTGCAAGGGGGGAGTATTCGAGCAGAATATGAGGATGGTATTATTCAGTTTATCGTCTCGTTACCAATTATAGAAAAATAA